A segment of the Yersinia rochesterensis genome:
AAAACCCCATCTAATGATGGAATGTTAATGTCGAGGAAAATGGCGTCAACCTGATGATTTTGCAGGTATTTAAGTACGTCCAGCCCATCTTCAAAGGTGGCTTCGATGGTGATATTACTGTGCTGGCGGATAAGATAACTTAATTCTTCCTGAGCCAGAAACTCATCTTCGACAATAATTGCTTTCACGGGTTAAACTCCGGCTGAAATACTGGGTTCTGCATGGACTTTGCCACCATTCTTGCTGATATAAAAAGAAATCTCGGTGCCCGGTTCCATTCTGCGTATCTGCAAACCCTCGCCATAGAGTAATTTCACTCGATGATGGACATTCAGTAAACCAATTTTATTGCCTGGCATTTCATTATTAGTCACGCGCGCAATGGTCTCCTGATTAATTCCATTGCCAGTGTCTTTCACTGAAATTTTTATCTGGTCGCCGCTGTCTTTAACTGCGATCACCACCACACCTTTACCGCGGCACGGCTGAATACCATGCACGATAGCATTCTCCACCAACGGCTGGATCAACAAGCTGGGGATCTTTAGCGCAATATCATCGTCAATATCATAAATGACAGTCAACTTGCTGCCAAAACGCGCCTGTTCGATGGCGATATAGTCTTGAATTTGATGCAGTTCTTTACGGATATCAATTTGTTCATCATTTAATTCAAGGTTATAGCGCAAATAACGAGACAAATTAATGATCAATTGGCGCGCGGTATCTGGATTGATACGAATTGACGAGGAAATAGCATTTAAAGCATTAAATAAAAAGTGCGGATTAATCTTACTTTGCAGCGCGCGCAATTCCGCCTTATTGGCCATTTTGCGCAGGTGTTCAATACGCGAAACCTCAATCTGGGTTGAAATGATTTGCGATAATCCTACCGCCATGACTTTGAGTGAGTAAGTGATTTTGTGGGCATGGCAATAATAGATTTTCAGCGAGCCAGTGACTTCACCTTTTTCCCATAACGGGATAATAATCAGGGAATGAATTTGGGGAGTCCGGTGGACTTCATCATTATTGCGGATGGTAATTTTACCGCGCTGAATACTTTCTTTGGTGATATCACTGATTATTTCATGGCCAATATTATAGGTTTCCACCCCGACGCCGACATACGCCAAAATATGTTGAGTGTCGGTGATGGCGACTGCATCAGCCTTGATATCATTGCGAATAATTTCACAGACACTGCGCAATGATTCACCGTTGATATTGCGAAAATAGGGCAAGGTTTTATTCGCAATATCCAGCGCCAATTTTGCTTGTCGCGCAGCAATGACTTCTTTTTCATCCTCGACACTCTGCACCAGCAGCACAATTAACCCAATACAGACCGCCCCTAAAATCATCGGAATCGCGATTTTAGACACAATATCGATACCCAGTGCTGTCGGTTTGGCCCATATAACCACCAAGAGCATAGTCAGCGATTCACAAATCATACCGGCCAGAATGCCAATACTCCATTGGCGCTCTTTTTTGACTTTCAGGTTGATATAACCCGACATCAAGCCCGCAATAATACTGGTAATTAAGCAGGGTACCGAAGTAATACCATCAATATCAATTAAATAGCGATGGGAACCCGCGATAAGCCCGGTAATAATCCCGACCCATGGGCCAAATAAAATACCGCCGGACATGACGGCAATGACCCGCACATTCACCAGAGAACCTTCAACATTAATGCCGGAATAGGTGCCGAAAATAGCAAACAGCGAAAAGATCGCGGTGACGGCGGCTAATTCCAGCGGCGTATGTTTCTCTTTTTGTAGTAACTGACGAAATAGGCGGGTGCGGGTCAGGAAGAACAAGCAAATTAACATCAGTGCGGCGCGATCAAATACCGCCAGTAGCATTTCAAATATCTGGTGCACACTATTTTCTCTTGGCAACATTTTCTGTTAGCAACATTTACTGTTGGCAACAACCGGGGGATCTTGGGTTCTAACTATCAGATCTTGAGGCGGGTAAGCGGCTAACTATAAGGAAAATAGTGGTCGACTGCTACTTTATCCGTGCTATTGAGCCGAATAGCCGGGGAAGGCTGCCGGAGGAATAAACTCCGGCAGAGTATCAAGCGGAATACGGCTACTTTGTCATCCCCAGTTGTTGTCGGCCAATATCTGTCAAATTATCGACTGTAGCCCGGCCGGTGAAATCGACTTCGAAATCATCGGCAGCAAAGTCTGGCGGTGAACGGCCATCTATAAAACTGGCTAACTGGCGCGGTAAGTAGGCAGCATTTTTTTCACATCCTGGGGCAGCGGCGATATACATCACATTGCTGTCAAACTCGCCGTGATGTTCGTTTTCCACTGAATGAATGACATCGCAGTGCCAAAATACAGTGTCACCGGCTTCCAGATCTGGAATAGGGGAAATAGCTTCCATTAAAAGAGGATGCCACTGTTCAGAGGCCGATAAAGCACGGCCCGGTGCCGCACCACACAAGTCATCATCGGCGACATCGTCTTGCAAAGCACGTAACAGGATGTAGGCCATGGCATTGGCAATCGGGATCACATTTAGCGTCCCGGCATGGGGGCGCTGT
Coding sequences within it:
- a CDS encoding sensor histidine kinase: MHQIFEMLLAVFDRAALMLICLFFLTRTRLFRQLLQKEKHTPLELAAVTAIFSLFAIFGTYSGINVEGSLVNVRVIAVMSGGILFGPWVGIITGLIAGSHRYLIDIDGITSVPCLITSIIAGLMSGYINLKVKKERQWSIGILAGMICESLTMLLVVIWAKPTALGIDIVSKIAIPMILGAVCIGLIVLLVQSVEDEKEVIAARQAKLALDIANKTLPYFRNINGESLRSVCEIIRNDIKADAVAITDTQHILAYVGVGVETYNIGHEIISDITKESIQRGKITIRNNDEVHRTPQIHSLIIIPLWEKGEVTGSLKIYYCHAHKITYSLKVMAVGLSQIISTQIEVSRIEHLRKMANKAELRALQSKINPHFLFNALNAISSSIRINPDTARQLIINLSRYLRYNLELNDEQIDIRKELHQIQDYIAIEQARFGSKLTVIYDIDDDIALKIPSLLIQPLVENAIVHGIQPCRGKGVVVIAVKDSGDQIKISVKDTGNGINQETIARVTNNEMPGNKIGLLNVHHRVKLLYGEGLQIRRMEPGTEISFYISKNGGKVHAEPSISAGV